A genomic stretch from Primulina huaijiensis isolate GDHJ02 chromosome 14, ASM1229523v2, whole genome shotgun sequence includes:
- the LOC140956608 gene encoding histone deacetylase HDT1-like isoform X2, with protein sequence MEFWGVEVKPGEPLKVQPEFGKLIHISQAALGEVKDVKGAKYVPLRLKIDDKSLVLGALSAAERTQLMFDLVFEREFELSHDWKTGSVYFMGYTAEDPVSDEEDFSDEFEDEPMDALLTGNIKQNLGDVKDAKTAATTEAGNKKEGLSVSDEDEDDSESDPDDEIAFIKSAQEDFSDDSEKDSEDDMDGSFSSEEEEPPKAQQTKKRPADSAQKAPVLNKKAKPSTSNNTGNKTAHNAIPLPSKKPGKGPAANKPNGKNKKSNGRMSRK encoded by the exons ATGGAGTTTTGGG GAGTTGAAGTGAAACCCGGTGAACCACTTAAGGTGCAACCTGAGTTTGGCAAATTGATACATATCTCACAG GCAGCATTGGGGGAGGTGAAGGATGTGAAAGGAGCCAAGTATGTTCCCCTTCGTCTGAAGATTGATGATAAGAGCTTAGTTCTGGGAGCTCTTTCAGCTGCAGAAAGAACTCAATTGATGTTTGACTTGGTATTTGAGAGAGAATTTGAGCTATCACACGACTGGAAAACCGGAAGTGTGTACTTTATGGGTTATACTGCTGAGGATCCAGTCTCAG ACGAGGAAGATTTCTCAGATGAATTTGAGGATGAACCAATGGACGCACTTCTAACTG ggAATATCAAGCAAAATCTTGGGGATGTGAAGGATGCTAAAACTGCTGCCACCACCGAAGCTGGAAACAAGAAAGAAGGGCTATCTGTCTCCGATGAAGATGAGGATGACAGTGAATCTGATCCTGATGATGAGATAGCATTTATCAAATCAGCACAGGAGGATTTTAGTGACGACTCTGAAAAA GATTCTGAAGATGACATGGACGGGAGTTTTTCCAGCGAAGAAGAAGAACCGCCAAAG GCACAGCAGACCAAGAAAAGACCAGCTGATTCTGCACAAAAAGCTCCTGTTTTAAACAAGAAAGCTAAACCTTCCACTTCTAACAATACAG GTAACAAGACTGCCCATAATGCCATTCCTTTACCTTCAAAAAAACCTGGAAAAGGTCCAGCTGCCAATAAACCAAATGGAAAGAACAAGAAGTCGAATGGCCGCATGTCTCGCAAATGA
- the LOC140956608 gene encoding histone deacetylase HDT1-like isoform X1, producing the protein MEFWGVEVKPGEPLKVQPEFGKLIHISQAALGEVKDVKGAKYVPLRLKIDDKSLVLGALSAAERTQLMFDLVFEREFELSHDWKTGSVYFMGYTAEDPVSDEEDFSDEFEDEPMDALLTGNIKQNLGDVKDAKTAATTEAGNKKEGLSVSDEDEDDSESDPDDEIAFIKSAQEDFSDDSEKDSEDDMDGSFSSEEEEPPKKAQQTKKRPADSAQKAPVLNKKAKPSTSNNTGNKTAHNAIPLPSKKPGKGPAANKPNGKNKKSNGRMSRK; encoded by the exons ATGGAGTTTTGGG GAGTTGAAGTGAAACCCGGTGAACCACTTAAGGTGCAACCTGAGTTTGGCAAATTGATACATATCTCACAG GCAGCATTGGGGGAGGTGAAGGATGTGAAAGGAGCCAAGTATGTTCCCCTTCGTCTGAAGATTGATGATAAGAGCTTAGTTCTGGGAGCTCTTTCAGCTGCAGAAAGAACTCAATTGATGTTTGACTTGGTATTTGAGAGAGAATTTGAGCTATCACACGACTGGAAAACCGGAAGTGTGTACTTTATGGGTTATACTGCTGAGGATCCAGTCTCAG ACGAGGAAGATTTCTCAGATGAATTTGAGGATGAACCAATGGACGCACTTCTAACTG ggAATATCAAGCAAAATCTTGGGGATGTGAAGGATGCTAAAACTGCTGCCACCACCGAAGCTGGAAACAAGAAAGAAGGGCTATCTGTCTCCGATGAAGATGAGGATGACAGTGAATCTGATCCTGATGATGAGATAGCATTTATCAAATCAGCACAGGAGGATTTTAGTGACGACTCTGAAAAA GATTCTGAAGATGACATGGACGGGAGTTTTTCCAGCGAAGAAGAAGAACCGCCAAAG AAGGCACAGCAGACCAAGAAAAGACCAGCTGATTCTGCACAAAAAGCTCCTGTTTTAAACAAGAAAGCTAAACCTTCCACTTCTAACAATACAG GTAACAAGACTGCCCATAATGCCATTCCTTTACCTTCAAAAAAACCTGGAAAAGGTCCAGCTGCCAATAAACCAAATGGAAAGAACAAGAAGTCGAATGGCCGCATGTCTCGCAAATGA
- the LOC140956693 gene encoding uncharacterized protein, with the protein MPSSKINQRYGGHEKNKRGRLSEKSSSFNGRRYGEEAEILPRPRTVPDLLAGRRSGGNTPDETVALVRPLKLTKLLLNITVQRSIGPVQVLIPPEATVEDLIVATLLQYAKEARRPVLSTVAPSFDLHYSQFSLESLDRDVKLSELGSRNFFLCPKAVASAGAESGGTASTSNSRCSNEAEKGSKKGLLWLNFMNFSL; encoded by the exons ATGCCGTCGTCTAAGATTAATCAACGGTATGGAGGTCATGAGAAGAACAAGAGGGGGAGGTTGTCGGAGAAGTCATCGTCGTTTAACGGCAGACGGTATGGGGAAGAGGCGGAAATTCTTCCAAGGCCGCGGACGGTGCCGGACTTGCTGGCAGGCAGGAGAAGCGGTGGGAACACGCCGGATGAAACGGTGGCCCTGGTCAGGCCGCTGAAGCTGACCAAGTTGCTGCTGAACATCACCGTACAGAGGAGTATTGGCCCTGTTCAAGTGTTGATCCCGCCGGAGGCGACAGTGGAGGATTTGATTGTGGCGACGCTGCTCCAGTACGCCAAGGAGGCACGCCGGCCTGTTCTTTCAACAGTTGCTCCAAGCTTTGACCTCCATTACTCCCAGTTTAGCTTGGAAA GTTTGGACCGTGACGTTAAGCTATCGGAGTTGGGGTCAAGAAACTTCTTTCTCTGCCCAAAGGCTGTGGCGTCCGCCGGGGCGGAAAGTGGTGGCACCGCGTCAACGTCGAATTCAAGATGTTCAAATGAAGCTGAAAAGGGTAGCAAGAAGGGGTTGCTTTGGctcaatttcatgaatttttcgCTCTGA
- the LOC140957200 gene encoding uncharacterized protein gives MKRNQESMFAEEQAVRQEREKNVEVHQSRVEETQPLQSGEISEMGEMWKEIRRLREQVRSRAPVPKRGSPFSLAILEERLPPNFRQSNVGEYDGHADPEEHLGRFENAALLHQYSDGSFEDFSTAFLHRFASSKRHQKNYLSLFVMKQQEAETLREFVQRFNSAALEIPAASPDIMISAFTQGLRGGEFFKSLVKKPPSSYDDLLARAEKYVNLEDAQRYRRMENRPGGSRVEGAESCGRKRGVSEREEDRARGRGQFSSHVPLNRSRDKVMEVRESGEREWKSQRVESSARPPPRGRQEGSSSASELRSRPSSRWGRGPPWINQRVEEPRGEGRGQDVPREHVEPRRGTNEYNHPTRGIIHMISGVLLMEISDELGKHMVGGSGHQFWADLRDVVTPHNDAVVVTTTVANYDVARIFIDNGSSVNILFKSTLDQMKVEGFEFESISTPLYRFAGHAIPPLGQIVLPLSLGHEPRWVTKMTTFTVVDILSAYNGILGRPALKDFRAVASTYHQKLKFPVGKGVGVLCGDQKVARRCYEGVVREEGKRACVEVNMIMKRRSE, from the exons atgaaGAGGAATCAAGAGTCTATGTTTGCAGAAGAACAAGCCGTCCGTCAGGAGCGTGAGAAAAATGTTGAAGTCCACCAGAGTAGGGTGGAGGAGACGCAACCCCTCCAAAGTGGAGAGATTAGTGAGATGGGAGAGATGTGGAAGGAGATACGGAGGTTGAGGGAGCAGGTAAGAAGCAGGGCTCCGGTACCCAAGAGAGGAAGTCCTTTTTCACTAGCCATTTTGGAAGAAAGGCTTCCTCCGAATTTCCGACAGTCAAACGTTGGAGAGTATGACGGACATGCGGACCCCGAAGAACACCTAGGGAGATTTGAGAATGCGGCTCTGTTGCACCAGTATTCGGATGGA tctttcgaggatttttctACAGCTTTCTTGCACCGATTTGCCAGCAGCAAAAGGCATCAGAAAAACTATCTGAGTTTGTTTGTGATGAAGCAGCAAGAGGCTGAAACTTTACGGGAGTTTGTCCAGCGCTTCAATAGTGCAGCGTTGGAAATACCAGCGGCTAGCCccgacatcatgataagtgcttTTACACAAGGACTAAGGGGAGGGGAGTTTTTCAAGTCGCTGGTCAAAAAGCCTCCGTCGAGCTATGATGATCTGTTGGCTCGAGCTGAAAAGTATGTAAACTTGGAAGATGCCCAACGATACAGAAGGATGGAGAACCGGCCCGGAGGAAGTAGAGTTGAGGGAGCGGAGAGCTGTGGTAGGAAGAGAGGTGTAAGTGAAAGGGAGGAGGACAGAGCCAGAGGtagaggacaattctcatcaCATGTTCCTCTGAATAGAAGTCGGGATAAGGTGATGGAGGTGAGGGAGTCAGGGGAGAGGGAGTGGAAGTCGCAGAGGGTTGAGAGTAGTGCTCGGCCTCCGCCGCGGGGTAGACAAGAAGGATCCTCATCCGCGAGTGAGCTGAGATCTCGCCCCTCTTCTAGGTGGGGTCGAGGCCCTCCGTGGATAAATCAGAGGGTCGAAGAGCCGAGGGGAGAAGGTCGAGGTCAGGATGTCCCTCGGGAGCATGTTGAACCGAGGAGGGGAACGAATGAGTATAACCACCCTACGAGAGGAATTattcatatgatctcgggggtgctactgatggagatTTCGGACGAGCTTGGAAAGCACATGGTAGGAG GATCCGGTCATCAGTTTTGGGCCGACCTCCGAGACGTTGTGACTCCACATAACGATGCCGTGGTGGTGACGACCACCGTTGCCAATTACGATGTGGCACGAatctttattgataatggaagctcaGTGAATATCTTGTTCAAGAGCACTCTGGATCAAATGAAGGTGGAGGGATTTGAGTTCGAGTCGATCTCTACTCCTCTATATCGGTTTGCAGGACATGCCATCCCGCCGCTGGGTCAGATTGTCCTTCCTCTATCTTTGGGACATGAGCCTCGGTGGGTAACGAAGATGACAACATTTACCGTGGTGGACATCCTATCCGCTTACAACGGAATTCTGGGACGGCCGGCCCTAAAGGATTTTAGAGCTGTAGCCTCCACATATcatcagaagcttaagtttCCTGTTGGAAAAGGAGTTGGGGTCTTGTGCGGGGACCAAAAAGTTGCGCGTCGGTGTTATGAAGGGGTAGTGAGGGAGGAAGGAAAAAGAGCGTGTGTGGAGGTTAACATGATTATGAAAAGAAGAAGTGAGTGA
- the LOC140957238 gene encoding glucomannan 4-beta-mannosyltransferase 2-like, with translation MAEVSENSFIPEALPGYTADMAGQIGLLWELIKAPLIVPLLRISVYICLAMSIMVFMERLYMGVVIILVKLFWKKPDKRYKWEPMKDDLEMGNGAFPMVLVQIPMFNEKEVYKISIGAACNLSWPADRLVIQVLDDSTDLVIKDMVEKECIRWASKGINIRYQIRETRGGYKAGALKEGLKHDYVKECDYVVIFDADFRPEPDFLRRSVPFLIHNPDIALVQGRWRFVNANECMLTRMQEMSLDYHFTVEQEVGSSTHAFFGFNGTGGIWRIAAINEAGGWKDRTTVEDMDLAIRAGLKGWKFVYLGDLQVKSELPSTFKAFRFQQHRWSCGPANLFRKMVLDIVWNKKVSLYKKFYVIYSFFFVRKIIAHFFTFFFYCVVLPLSILIPEVEVPKWGAIYIPCIITALNSVGTPRSFHLLFYWVLFENVMSFHRTKATFIGLLEAKRVNEWVVTEKLGDALKNKSNSKQAAPKKQLLKFLGDRIQMHELGFALFLFICGCYDFLYGKNCYFIYLFLQVITFTIAGFGYIGTIVPSS, from the exons ATGGCTGAAGTGTCGGAGAACAGTTTTATCCCAGAAGCATTACCGGGATACACTGCAGACATGGCGGGGCAGATTGGTCTTTTGTGGGAGCTAATCAAAGCGCCATTGATCGTTCCATTGCTGAGAATCTCCGTGTACATCTGCCTAGCAATGTCAATCATGGTTTTCATGGAGAGGCTTTACATGGGAGTCGTTATCATTCTCGTGAAGCTTTTCTGGAAAAAGCCTGACAAAAGGTACAAATGGGAGCCGATGAAAGACGATTTGGAGATGGGAAATGGCGCTTTCCCTATGGTTCTAGTTCAGATCCCCATGTTCAACGAAAAAGAG GTTTACAAGATCTCCATTGGTGCTGCGTGTAATCTTTCATGGCCTGCTGATAGGCTGGTGATTCAAGTTCTGGATGATTCCACTGATCTTGTCATCAAG GATATGGTAGAGAAAGAATGCATAAGGTGGGCAAGTAAAGGCATCAATATCCGATACCAAATTAGAGAGACAAGGGGTGGTTACAAAGCCGGAGCTCTTAAAGAAGGCCTGAAACACGATTACGTCAAAGAATGCGACTACGTCGTCATTTTCGACGCGGATTTCCGACCGGAGCCCGACTTTCTCCGGCGGTCTGTTCCTTTCCTTATTCACAATCCTGATATTGCCCTTGTTCAAGGCCGTTGGAGGTTCG TGAATGCGAACGAATGTATGCTGACAAGAATGCAGGAGATGTCATTGGACTACCATTTTACAGTAGAGCAAGAAGTGGGATCATCCACTCATGCCTTCTTTGGCTTTAATG GAACCGGAGGAATATGGAGGATTGCGGCGATAAACGAGGCAGGAGGGTGGAAAGACAGAACCACAGTGGAAGACATGGATCTTGCTATTCGAGCTGGTCTTAAGGGTTGGAAATTCGTGTACTTGGGAGACCTTCAG GTTAAAAGTGAGCTTCCGAGTACTTTTAAAGCTTTTCGATTCCAGCAGCATAGATGGTCTTGTGGTCCGGcaaatttatttagaaaaatggtGCTAGATATTGTGTGGAACAAG AAAGTTTCGTTGTACAAGAAGTTTTATGTGATCTATAGTTTCTTCTTTGTCCGAAAGATCATAGCCCACTTCTTCACTTTCTTCTTCTATTGCGTGGTTTTGCCATTGTCAATTCTAATCCCAGAAGTCGAGGTCCCGAAATGGGGAGCTATTTACATTCCATGCATCATAACAGCCCTTAACTCAGTCGGAACCCCAAG GTCATTCCATTTGCTGTTCTATTGGGTTCTTTTTGAGAATGTGATGTCGTTTCACCGGACCAAGGCCACGTTCATCGGGTTGTTGGAGGCAAAGCGAGTTAATGAATGGGTAGTCACTGAAAAACTTGGTGATGCACTTAAGAACAAATCCAATAGTAAACAAGCTGCACCTAAGAAACAGCTGTTAAAATTCCTCGGAGACAG AATACAAATGCACGAACTGGGATTCGCCTTGTTTCTTTTCATCTGTGGGTGCTACGACTTCTTGTACGGAAAGAACTGCTATTTCATATACTTATTCCTTCAAGTCATCACCTTTACCATTGCGGGATTTGGGTACATTGGCACTATTGTCCCAAGTTCTTGA
- the LOC140958127 gene encoding GABA transporter 1: protein MGSNGPSSTNLPREEDDHHHNDTNKAPTLDAGAQFVLKSRGSWVHCGFHLTTSIVAPALLSLPYAFASLGWTAGVLSLSIGAIVTFYSYNLLSFVLEHHAQLGRRHLTFRDMAHDIIGQRWGTYFVGPIQFLVCYGAVVACTLLGGQCLKMIYVLSSPDGDMKLYQFVIIFGGLMLILAQIPSFHSLRHINLVSLVLCLVYSACATAGSIYIGSSSKGPRKDYSLNSNKETRIFGMFNALAIIATTFGNGIIPEIQATLAPPIKGKMFKGLCICYSVVITTFFSVAISGYWAFGNQAKGLVLSNFLDELGRPLVPKWFILMTNIFTILQLLAVGVVYLQPTNVVLERALANPKSKEFSPRNVIPRLISRSISVVIATTIAAMLPFFGDINALIGAVGFMPLDFVLPFVFFNLTFKAFKRNPVFWLNITFAVFFSILGLVATVAAVRQIILDAKSYRLFANV, encoded by the exons ATGGGGAGTAATGGGCCAAGCTCCACAAATCTTCCCAGGGAAGAAGATGATCATCATCATAATGATACCAATAAAGCTCCCACTCTAGATGCTGGTGCTCAATTTGTTCTTAAATCAAGAG GATCATGGGTACATTGTGGATTCCACTTGACAACATCGATCGTTGCTCCTGCACTGCTGAGTCTGCCGTATGCATTTGCCTCACTGGGTTGGACTGCCGGAGTTTTGAGCCTTTCGATCGGAGCAATCGTCACTTTTTATTCCTATAATTTGCTCTCTTTCGTGCTCGAACATCATGCCCAGTTGGGTCGTAGACATCTCACGTTTCGCGACATGGCCCATGATATTATAG GACAAAGATGGGGTACGTATTTTGTTGGCCCAATTCAGTTCCTTGTCTGCTATGGCGCAGTTGTAGCTTGTACACTCTTGGGAGGACAATGCTTGAAG atgatatatgttttatcgAGTCCAGATGGAGATATGAAGCTTTACCAATTTGTCATTATATTTGGTGGGCTGATGCTGATTTTGGCTCAAATCCCTTCTTTTCACTCGTTGAGGCATATCAACTTGGTTTCTTTGGTTCTATGCCTTGTTTATAGCGCATGTGCGACTGCTGGTTCCATCTATATTG GAAGTTCATCCAAGGGACCAAGAAAAGACTATTCGTTGAATAGCAACAAGGAAACTCGTATATTTGGTATGTTTAATGCGCTGGCCATTATTGCAACTACTTTTGGCAATGGGATTATCCCAGAAATTCAG GCAACATTGGCACCACCAATAAAGGGGAAGATGTTCAAAGGGTTGTGTATTTGCTATTCAGTAGTGATAACTACATTTTTCAGTGTGGCGATCTCCGGGTATTGGGCTTTTGGAAATCAAGCAAAGGGCCTCGTTCTCTCCAATTTCTTGGATGAACTCGGCAGGCCGTTGGTGCCCAAATGGTTCATTTTGATGACCAATATCTTCACTATCTTGCAGCTATTAGCAGTCGGCGTG GTATATTTGCAACCCACCAACGTAGTGTTGGAGAGGGCATTAGCAAACCCTAAAAGCAAAGAATTTTCTCCTCGAAATGTCATTCCTAGACTGATATCACGATCGATATCGGTCGTTATTGCAACCACAATAGCCGCGATGCTTCCATTTTTTGGTGACATCAATGCGCTGATAGGGGCTGTTGGTTTCATGCCACTCGACTTCGTGCTtccttttgttttcttcaaccTCACATTCAAAGCATTCAAGCGAAACCCTGTTTTCTGGCTAAATATTACGTTTGCTGTGTTTTTCTCAATACTGGGGCTTGTCGCCACAGTTGCAGCAGTTAGACAGATAATTCTTGATGCCAAATCTTACAGATTATTTGCCAATGTCTGA